In Bactrocera oleae isolate idBacOlea1 chromosome 5, idBacOlea1, whole genome shotgun sequence, a genomic segment contains:
- the LOC106623461 gene encoding small G protein signaling modulator 1 isoform X2, translating into MNMLHTFSGSGGGGGGGPFGDSGDVELKERLIATVKKEVKQLMEEAVTKKYIHEESSSVTSLCAAVEACLSHGLRRRALGLFKTSSTTALIQKIARTCPEADYINRCLLEIEMVNETHTVSGKRSSSSSDSIIKPKLLNKGSSNSVTTINTMSSTTSGCATTVVKYLWIRLALYERRLSKIIEYLVNNANNFYDRDALVADPDYGSILSSLLVGPCALEFTRAKTPDHYWSDPHADELVQRHRISSGNRTPPIVHRPIINFKRSLHTSSEDTSSGSYKASSPASVAKDYVESLHQNSKTTLLYGKNNVLVLPKDVNEPMPGYLSLHQTVQFLTIKWTPNQLMNGYNEAEGTDKSFYWAYALNINVDEIVYVHCHQNRGEDTGGTIILVGQDGVQQPPIHFPEGGHMQAFLSCLETGLLPHGQLDPPLWSQRGIEKMFPWPKSVRRRILPSVMESTDETPIDYVFRVVSKCQHEEFLATHPILELGRTSPRRKHLSSCSTTGSSDCSSKSLSMEQSGGDSPHQIQASQTASIELVCSTMRRQIISRAFYGWLAYCRHLSTVRTHLSGLVNGRITPDSADEQGLTKEKWAGLQVDGVVTSDTEVFRLVYFGGVQHEIRKEVWPYLLGHYSFGSTTEEREKYDDTCKHYYETTMSEWLAVEAIVRQREKEKNAQAVAKLSAEKYRRAGKPVCRQHEMDDEDVENDVFEDNDISDMSDPGEDFDEDIPIEKDEDESITADKGEKYKTISTTDSGNVEEDMETAEAMEETNDSQQPEDDDTNAVLLIERSEHIVVELENIDAMKPLELQENCFADTDNEAGLTPEHGSSILLLSVKSSPSTSSYETVGNEFTDINDLTTPMNVVAESETMNFGAVIEDVEPEEDFSSHVTKFHSADDLRRAMDEFTIGTVDQVRDAESMPTHAVIITEAASLDALQCDDELTDELSRKTSLMSPMNEDITVVASLDALQEPKSACVSPASSNGGVYSSELLESFGLNLHRIEKDVQRCDRNYWYFANENLDKLRNVISTYVWEHLDIGYMQGMCDLVAPLLVIFDDESLCYSCFCKLMERMIENFPNGGAMDMHFANMRSLIQILDSEMYDLMDSNGDYTHFYFCYRWFLLDFKRELLYDDVFATWEVIWAAKHVASSHFVLFLALALLETYRDIILSNSMDFTDVIKFFNEMAERHDARSILQLSRSLVLQLQTIIENK; encoded by the exons ACGTTGAGCTAAAGGAGCGCCTAATCGCCACTGTCAAGAAAGAAGTCAAGCAACTAATGGAAGAGGCTGTCACCAAAAAGTATATACACGAAGAAAGCAGCTCGGTGACATCATTGTGCGCTGCAGTGGAGGCATGTCTCAGTCACGGTTTGCGACGACGTGCTTTGGGTCTCTTCAAAACTTCTTCCACAACAGCGTTGATACAGAAGATAGCCAGGACTTGTCCAGAAGCTGACTATATAAATCGTTGCTTGCTGGAAATCGAAATGGTCAATGAAACGCACACGGTCTCCGGCAAGCGGTCTTCTTCCAGCAGTGATAGTATTATCAAGCCGAAGTTGCTCAACAAGGGCAGCAGTAATTCGGTGACGACAATCAATACGATGTCGTCGACAACTAGTGGCTGTGCCACAACGGTGGTGAA ATACTTGTGGATACGCTTGGCGCTGTATGAGCGTCGTCTTTCCAAAATAATTGAGTATTTGGTCAACAATGCCAATAATTTCTATGATCGTGATGCGCTGGTCGCCGATCCAGATTATGGCTCCATACTTAGTTCGCTCTTGGTCGGACCCTGTGCGTTGGAGTTTACACGCGCCAAAACGCCAGACCACTATTGGTCGGATCCACATGCGGATgaactt GTACAACGCCACCGCATTAGTTCCGGCAATCGCACGCCTCCGATTGTACATCGGCCAATCATCAATTTCAAGCGCAGCTTGCACACAAGCTCGGAGGACACTAGCAGCGGCTCGTATAAAGCGAGTTCGCCCGCCAGCGTCGCTAAGGATTACGTTGAGTCATTGCACCAGAATTCCAAAACCACACTTTTGTATGGCAAAAATAATGTGCTGGTGTTGCCG AAGGACGTAAATGAACCCATGCCGGGCTACTTGAGTCTCCACCAAACGGTGCAGTTCCTCACCATCAAATGGACACCGAATCAACTGATGAACGGCTACAATGAAGCTGAGGGCACCGACAAAAGTTTCTACTGGGCCTATGCGCTTAATATAAATGTCGATGAGATTGTCTATGTGCATTGCCATCAGAACCGCGGTGAAGACACCGGCGGCACCATAATATTAGTGGGTCAAGATGGTGTACAGCAGCCACCGATACATTTTCCTGAAGGTGGTCATATGCAAGCTTTTTTGAGCTGTCTAGAGACTGGCTTGCTACCGCATGGCCAATTGGATCCACCGCTTTGGTCCCAACGTGGTATTGAGAAAATGTTTCCATGGCCAAAAAGTGTACGCCGCCGCATATTACCCTCTGTGATGGAATCCACCGATGAAACACCAATCGATTATGTCTTCCGTGTGGTGAGCAAATGTCAGCATGAAGAGTTTT TGGCGACACATCCAATTTTGGAACTAGGTCGCACCAGCCCACGACGCAAGCATTTGAGTAGCTGTTCGACCACTGGTAGTAGTGACTGTTCTAGCAAGAGTCTATCCATGGAACAGAGTGGCGGTGACTCTCCACACCAG ATTCAAGCAAGTCAAACTGCTAGTATTGAGCTGGTATGTTCCACGATGCGTCGTCAAATAATATCTCGAGCATTTTATGGCTGGTTGGCTTATTGTCGTCATTTGTCTACGGTGCGAACACATCTCTCTGGTTTGGTTAATGGACGCATCACACCGGATT CGGCTGACGAACAGGGACTAACCAAAGAAAAGTGGGCGGGACTTCAAGTTGATGGCGTTGTAACTAGCGATACAGAGGTCTTCCGTTTGGTGTATTTCGGCGGTGTACAGCATGAGATACGCAAAGAAGTCTGGCCGTATCTTTTAGGGCATTACAG CTTTGGTTCCACAACGGAGGAACGCGAGAAGTACGACGATACCTGTAAGCATTATTACGAAACCACAATGAGTGAATGGCTGGCCGTTGAGGCAATTGTGCGCCAACGTGAGAAGGAGAAGAATGCACAAGCTGTGGCTAAGCTGTCGGCTGAGAAATATAGACGCGCTGGCAAACCGGTATGTCGGCAACATGAAATGGACGACGAAGATGTGGAGAATGATGTATTTGAAGATAATGATATTTCCGATATGTCCGATCCGGGTGAGGATTTCGATGAGGATATACCAATTGAGAAGGACGAAGATGAGAGCATCACCGCTGATAAAGGTGAAAAGTACAAAACTATTAGCACCACCGACTCTGGTAATGTGGAAGAGGATATGGAGACAGCTGAAGCCATGGAAGAAACGAATGATAGTCAGCAACCTGAAGATGACGACACCAATGCAGTATTATTGATAGAACGAAGTGAACATATTGTAGTGGAACTCGAAAATATTGATGCAATGAAGCCGCTAGAGCTGCAGGAAAATTGCTTTGCTGATACTGATAATGAGGCGGGTCTAACACCTGAACATGGTAGCAGTATCTTACTGCTAAGTGTAAAGAGTTCACCATCGACCTCTTCCTATGAAACCGTTGGCAATGAGTTTACCGATATCAACGATCTGACAACACCAATGAATGTTGTGGCCGAGTCAGAGACCATGAATTTCGGCGCTGTCATAGAAGATGTAGAGCCAGAAGAGGACTTTTCTTCACATGTGACGAAATTTCACAGTGCCGACGATTTACGTCGGGCCATGGACGAGTTTACCATCGGTACCGTGGATCAAGTGCGCGATGCCGAGTCAATGCCAACACATGCGGTGATTATAACCGAAGCAGCATCATTGGATGCGCTGCAATGTGATGATGAACTCACCGATGAACTGTCACGCAAGACAAGTCTTATGTCACCGATGAACGAGGATATAACAGTGGTGGCTTCACTGGATGCGCTGCAAGAGCCCAAATCGGCGTGCGTTTCACCTGCCAGCAGTAATGGCGGTGTATATAGT agTGAGTTATTGGAGTCATTCGGTCTTAATTTGCACCGCATCGAAAAGGATGTGCAACGTTGCGATCGCAATTATTGGTATTTCGCCAACGAGAACTTAGATAAACTCAGGAATGTCATATCGAC CTATGTTTGGGAACATTTGGATATTGGTTATATGCAAGGCATGTGCGATTTGGTTGCTCCGCTATTAGTCATTTTCGACGATGAGTCACTCTGCTATAGCTGCTTCTGCAAGCTTATGGAGCGCATGATCGAGAATTTTCCAAATGGTGGCGCTATGGACATGCACTTTGCGAATATGCG TTCGCTCATACAAATTTTGGATTCGGAGATGTATGACCTAATGGACTCGAATGGCGATTACACACATTTCTATTTTTGTTATCGCTGGTTCTTGCTAGATTTCAAACGTGAGTTGCTCTATGATGACGTTTTCGCGACTTGGGAAGTTATTTGGGCGGCAAAGCATGTGGCCTCCAGTCATTTCGTGCTCTTCCTCGCTTTGGCTCTACTGGAAACTTATCGTGACATAATATTGTCGAACAGCATGGACTTTACAGATGTCATCAAATTCTTCAACG AAATGGCTGAGCGACACGATGCTCGATCCATATTGCAATTGTCCAGGAGTCTTGTATTGCAATTGCAGACAAtaatcgaaaataaataa
- the LOC106623461 gene encoding small G protein signaling modulator 1 isoform X1 — protein MNMLHTFSGSGGGGGGGPFGDSGDVELKERLIATVKKEVKQLMEEAVTKKYIHEESSSVTSLCAAVEACLSHGLRRRALGLFKTSSTTALIQKIARTCPEADYINRCLLEIEMVNETHTVSGKRSSSSSDSIIKPKLLNKGSSNSVTTINTMSSTTSGCATTVVKYLWIRLALYERRLSKIIEYLVNNANNFYDRDALVADPDYGSILSSLLVGPCALEFTRAKTPDHYWSDPHADELVQRHRISSGNRTPPIVHRPIINFKRSLHTSSEDTSSGSYKASSPASVAKDYVESLHQNSKTTLLYGKNNVLVLPKDVNEPMPGYLSLHQTVQFLTIKWTPNQLMNGYNEAEGTDKSFYWAYALNINVDEIVYVHCHQNRGEDTGGTIILVGQDGVQQPPIHFPEGGHMQAFLSCLETGLLPHGQLDPPLWSQRGIEKMFPWPKSVRRRILPSVMESTDETPIDYVFRVVSKCQHEEFLATHPILELGRTSPRRKHLSSCSTTGSSDCSSKSLSMEQSGGDSPHQIQASQTASIELVCSTMRRQIISRAFYGWLAYCRHLSTVRTHLSGLVNGRITPDLAADEQGLTKEKWAGLQVDGVVTSDTEVFRLVYFGGVQHEIRKEVWPYLLGHYSFGSTTEEREKYDDTCKHYYETTMSEWLAVEAIVRQREKEKNAQAVAKLSAEKYRRAGKPVCRQHEMDDEDVENDVFEDNDISDMSDPGEDFDEDIPIEKDEDESITADKGEKYKTISTTDSGNVEEDMETAEAMEETNDSQQPEDDDTNAVLLIERSEHIVVELENIDAMKPLELQENCFADTDNEAGLTPEHGSSILLLSVKSSPSTSSYETVGNEFTDINDLTTPMNVVAESETMNFGAVIEDVEPEEDFSSHVTKFHSADDLRRAMDEFTIGTVDQVRDAESMPTHAVIITEAASLDALQCDDELTDELSRKTSLMSPMNEDITVVASLDALQEPKSACVSPASSNGGVYSSELLESFGLNLHRIEKDVQRCDRNYWYFANENLDKLRNVISTYVWEHLDIGYMQGMCDLVAPLLVIFDDESLCYSCFCKLMERMIENFPNGGAMDMHFANMRSLIQILDSEMYDLMDSNGDYTHFYFCYRWFLLDFKRELLYDDVFATWEVIWAAKHVASSHFVLFLALALLETYRDIILSNSMDFTDVIKFFNEMAERHDARSILQLSRSLVLQLQTIIENK, from the exons ACGTTGAGCTAAAGGAGCGCCTAATCGCCACTGTCAAGAAAGAAGTCAAGCAACTAATGGAAGAGGCTGTCACCAAAAAGTATATACACGAAGAAAGCAGCTCGGTGACATCATTGTGCGCTGCAGTGGAGGCATGTCTCAGTCACGGTTTGCGACGACGTGCTTTGGGTCTCTTCAAAACTTCTTCCACAACAGCGTTGATACAGAAGATAGCCAGGACTTGTCCAGAAGCTGACTATATAAATCGTTGCTTGCTGGAAATCGAAATGGTCAATGAAACGCACACGGTCTCCGGCAAGCGGTCTTCTTCCAGCAGTGATAGTATTATCAAGCCGAAGTTGCTCAACAAGGGCAGCAGTAATTCGGTGACGACAATCAATACGATGTCGTCGACAACTAGTGGCTGTGCCACAACGGTGGTGAA ATACTTGTGGATACGCTTGGCGCTGTATGAGCGTCGTCTTTCCAAAATAATTGAGTATTTGGTCAACAATGCCAATAATTTCTATGATCGTGATGCGCTGGTCGCCGATCCAGATTATGGCTCCATACTTAGTTCGCTCTTGGTCGGACCCTGTGCGTTGGAGTTTACACGCGCCAAAACGCCAGACCACTATTGGTCGGATCCACATGCGGATgaactt GTACAACGCCACCGCATTAGTTCCGGCAATCGCACGCCTCCGATTGTACATCGGCCAATCATCAATTTCAAGCGCAGCTTGCACACAAGCTCGGAGGACACTAGCAGCGGCTCGTATAAAGCGAGTTCGCCCGCCAGCGTCGCTAAGGATTACGTTGAGTCATTGCACCAGAATTCCAAAACCACACTTTTGTATGGCAAAAATAATGTGCTGGTGTTGCCG AAGGACGTAAATGAACCCATGCCGGGCTACTTGAGTCTCCACCAAACGGTGCAGTTCCTCACCATCAAATGGACACCGAATCAACTGATGAACGGCTACAATGAAGCTGAGGGCACCGACAAAAGTTTCTACTGGGCCTATGCGCTTAATATAAATGTCGATGAGATTGTCTATGTGCATTGCCATCAGAACCGCGGTGAAGACACCGGCGGCACCATAATATTAGTGGGTCAAGATGGTGTACAGCAGCCACCGATACATTTTCCTGAAGGTGGTCATATGCAAGCTTTTTTGAGCTGTCTAGAGACTGGCTTGCTACCGCATGGCCAATTGGATCCACCGCTTTGGTCCCAACGTGGTATTGAGAAAATGTTTCCATGGCCAAAAAGTGTACGCCGCCGCATATTACCCTCTGTGATGGAATCCACCGATGAAACACCAATCGATTATGTCTTCCGTGTGGTGAGCAAATGTCAGCATGAAGAGTTTT TGGCGACACATCCAATTTTGGAACTAGGTCGCACCAGCCCACGACGCAAGCATTTGAGTAGCTGTTCGACCACTGGTAGTAGTGACTGTTCTAGCAAGAGTCTATCCATGGAACAGAGTGGCGGTGACTCTCCACACCAG ATTCAAGCAAGTCAAACTGCTAGTATTGAGCTGGTATGTTCCACGATGCGTCGTCAAATAATATCTCGAGCATTTTATGGCTGGTTGGCTTATTGTCGTCATTTGTCTACGGTGCGAACACATCTCTCTGGTTTGGTTAATGGACGCATCACACCGGATT TAGCGGCTGACGAACAGGGACTAACCAAAGAAAAGTGGGCGGGACTTCAAGTTGATGGCGTTGTAACTAGCGATACAGAGGTCTTCCGTTTGGTGTATTTCGGCGGTGTACAGCATGAGATACGCAAAGAAGTCTGGCCGTATCTTTTAGGGCATTACAG CTTTGGTTCCACAACGGAGGAACGCGAGAAGTACGACGATACCTGTAAGCATTATTACGAAACCACAATGAGTGAATGGCTGGCCGTTGAGGCAATTGTGCGCCAACGTGAGAAGGAGAAGAATGCACAAGCTGTGGCTAAGCTGTCGGCTGAGAAATATAGACGCGCTGGCAAACCGGTATGTCGGCAACATGAAATGGACGACGAAGATGTGGAGAATGATGTATTTGAAGATAATGATATTTCCGATATGTCCGATCCGGGTGAGGATTTCGATGAGGATATACCAATTGAGAAGGACGAAGATGAGAGCATCACCGCTGATAAAGGTGAAAAGTACAAAACTATTAGCACCACCGACTCTGGTAATGTGGAAGAGGATATGGAGACAGCTGAAGCCATGGAAGAAACGAATGATAGTCAGCAACCTGAAGATGACGACACCAATGCAGTATTATTGATAGAACGAAGTGAACATATTGTAGTGGAACTCGAAAATATTGATGCAATGAAGCCGCTAGAGCTGCAGGAAAATTGCTTTGCTGATACTGATAATGAGGCGGGTCTAACACCTGAACATGGTAGCAGTATCTTACTGCTAAGTGTAAAGAGTTCACCATCGACCTCTTCCTATGAAACCGTTGGCAATGAGTTTACCGATATCAACGATCTGACAACACCAATGAATGTTGTGGCCGAGTCAGAGACCATGAATTTCGGCGCTGTCATAGAAGATGTAGAGCCAGAAGAGGACTTTTCTTCACATGTGACGAAATTTCACAGTGCCGACGATTTACGTCGGGCCATGGACGAGTTTACCATCGGTACCGTGGATCAAGTGCGCGATGCCGAGTCAATGCCAACACATGCGGTGATTATAACCGAAGCAGCATCATTGGATGCGCTGCAATGTGATGATGAACTCACCGATGAACTGTCACGCAAGACAAGTCTTATGTCACCGATGAACGAGGATATAACAGTGGTGGCTTCACTGGATGCGCTGCAAGAGCCCAAATCGGCGTGCGTTTCACCTGCCAGCAGTAATGGCGGTGTATATAGT agTGAGTTATTGGAGTCATTCGGTCTTAATTTGCACCGCATCGAAAAGGATGTGCAACGTTGCGATCGCAATTATTGGTATTTCGCCAACGAGAACTTAGATAAACTCAGGAATGTCATATCGAC CTATGTTTGGGAACATTTGGATATTGGTTATATGCAAGGCATGTGCGATTTGGTTGCTCCGCTATTAGTCATTTTCGACGATGAGTCACTCTGCTATAGCTGCTTCTGCAAGCTTATGGAGCGCATGATCGAGAATTTTCCAAATGGTGGCGCTATGGACATGCACTTTGCGAATATGCG TTCGCTCATACAAATTTTGGATTCGGAGATGTATGACCTAATGGACTCGAATGGCGATTACACACATTTCTATTTTTGTTATCGCTGGTTCTTGCTAGATTTCAAACGTGAGTTGCTCTATGATGACGTTTTCGCGACTTGGGAAGTTATTTGGGCGGCAAAGCATGTGGCCTCCAGTCATTTCGTGCTCTTCCTCGCTTTGGCTCTACTGGAAACTTATCGTGACATAATATTGTCGAACAGCATGGACTTTACAGATGTCATCAAATTCTTCAACG AAATGGCTGAGCGACACGATGCTCGATCCATATTGCAATTGTCCAGGAGTCTTGTATTGCAATTGCAGACAAtaatcgaaaataaataa